One region of Rubinisphaera margarita genomic DNA includes:
- the dxs gene encoding 1-deoxy-D-xylulose-5-phosphate synthase, whose protein sequence is MDYELLPLISSPHDLKTLSDTQLTKLSAEIREALCQIVETKPAHFASNLGVVELCLALHLVFDFSKDRLIWDTGHQIYPHKMITGRFPQVRTIRDRGGLMGFPNPNESPYDLFMTGHAGSSVSTVLGMQTADDMLFNDGRRSVAVIGDGALPSGVVFEAFNNAAGLNKDILVILNDNQMGICPRVGGLAEYLDKARVAPFYNGLKRDIAWALNKFPMVGDPTLKGLSNVKEALKTLLHGGMLFEQLGFRYIGPVDGHDLKSLRKHLEMVKDVKGPTLLHVFTEKGKGFLPACEDPVRFHSPSPFDRTEDGFVVPRAKGKSVSYTEVASESIYNIMRNDHRACVLTAAMCAGNNLEKVRDEIPDRFFDTGICEAHAVAFAAGMAKSGMKPIVDIYSTFLQRSFDHIFQEVALQNLPVVFAMDRAGLCGPDGPTHHGVFDNTYMRTFPNITLMAPGDSRDLEAMLPFAVQHDGPISVRYPKASAENVQRDDGFKPIQLGKSEVLSWGSDAMIISFGALLSECTKAAEKLEKDGFDVGVINARFLRPLDTDVILEAIEKCDVVLTVEENTLCGGFGSAVLEAANDAGLSTRNIKRVGIPDRFIEHGDRDELLAELGLNAVGFIRTIRELLSERAVNEPIG, encoded by the coding sequence GCCGCTCATTTCGTCGCCGCACGATCTCAAAACTCTCTCGGATACCCAGCTGACCAAACTCTCAGCCGAAATCCGTGAGGCACTCTGCCAGATCGTCGAAACGAAGCCTGCCCACTTCGCCAGCAATCTCGGCGTCGTCGAACTGTGTCTTGCGCTGCATCTGGTCTTCGACTTCTCGAAAGATCGCCTGATCTGGGACACGGGGCATCAGATCTATCCGCACAAAATGATCACCGGGCGCTTCCCGCAGGTCCGCACGATTCGGGATCGCGGCGGCCTCATGGGTTTCCCCAATCCCAATGAAAGCCCGTACGACCTGTTTATGACCGGCCACGCCGGCTCTTCGGTTTCGACCGTTCTCGGAATGCAGACCGCCGACGACATGCTGTTCAACGATGGCCGCCGATCGGTCGCCGTTATCGGAGATGGCGCGCTTCCGTCTGGCGTCGTCTTTGAAGCCTTCAATAATGCCGCCGGTCTGAATAAAGATATCCTCGTCATCCTCAACGACAATCAGATGGGGATCTGCCCGCGTGTCGGAGGACTGGCTGAGTATCTCGATAAGGCTCGCGTCGCGCCGTTCTATAACGGTTTGAAGCGGGACATCGCCTGGGCACTCAACAAGTTCCCCATGGTCGGCGATCCGACTCTGAAGGGGCTGTCGAACGTCAAAGAAGCTCTCAAGACGCTGCTGCATGGCGGCATGCTCTTCGAACAACTCGGCTTCCGCTACATCGGCCCGGTCGATGGCCACGATCTGAAGTCGTTGCGTAAGCATCTCGAAATGGTGAAGGATGTGAAGGGGCCGACCCTGCTGCACGTCTTCACCGAAAAAGGGAAGGGCTTCCTGCCCGCCTGTGAAGATCCGGTTCGCTTCCATTCGCCGTCCCCATTCGATCGCACCGAAGATGGCTTCGTCGTGCCGCGAGCCAAGGGGAAGTCGGTCAGTTATACCGAGGTCGCCAGCGAGTCGATCTACAACATCATGCGGAACGATCACCGGGCCTGTGTGCTGACCGCCGCCATGTGTGCCGGGAACAATCTCGAGAAGGTTCGCGACGAAATCCCCGATCGCTTCTTCGACACCGGCATTTGTGAAGCACACGCAGTCGCCTTCGCGGCCGGGATGGCCAAGTCGGGGATGAAACCGATCGTCGATATTTACAGCACGTTCCTGCAGAGAAGCTTCGACCACATCTTCCAGGAAGTTGCCCTGCAGAATCTGCCGGTCGTCTTTGCGATGGATCGAGCCGGGCTGTGCGGGCCGGATGGTCCGACGCATCACGGAGTCTTCGACAATACCTACATGCGGACGTTCCCGAACATCACCCTGATGGCACCCGGCGACTCTCGCGACCTCGAAGCGATGCTGCCGTTCGCCGTGCAGCACGACGGCCCCATTTCAGTTCGCTATCCCAAAGCCAGTGCCGAGAACGTGCAGCGGGACGATGGCTTCAAACCGATTCAGCTCGGCAAGAGCGAAGTCCTGAGCTGGGGTTCGGATGCCATGATTATCTCCTTCGGGGCATTGCTGTCCGAGTGCACGAAAGCGGCCGAGAAGCTGGAGAAGGATGGCTTCGACGTGGGCGTCATCAACGCCCGCTTCCTCCGCCCGCTCGATACCGATGTCATTCTGGAAGCGATCGAGAAATGCGATGTTGTTCTCACCGTCGAAGAGAACACGCTTTGTGGAGGCTTCGGCTCCGCTGTTCTTGAAGCTGCCAACGATGCCGGTCTGTCGACGCGAAACATCAAACGGGTCGGCATTCCCGATCGATTCATCGAGCATGGCGATCGGGATGAACTGCTCGCCGAACTCGGTCTGAATGCCGTCGGTTTCATCCGTACGATTCGCGAGTTGCTCTCTGAACGAGCCGTGAACGAGCCGATCGGCTAG
- a CDS encoding carbon-nitrogen hydrolase family protein, with product MKLIGVQCDVTLGQPAQNLARLLDWLDQAAEKRADLVIFPECAITGYGYDSRDQALEFTQKLDGEASREIIAACQRHSLRCLYGFLEDLDGKVFNSIALVGPEGLIAVYRKIHLPFIGVDRYTDYGCEPLCVHEVDGVKIGLNICYDAAFPEVSRILALEGADLIALPTNWPPGAEIMSPTVIQTRALENGVYYAAVNRVGLEAGCQFIGRSCIAGPGGKVLAMGSNDGEEMLEAEIDIELARNKHTIRIPGISEIDRLADRRPEFYKPLVEAHSRTTPRVLHHGPNPE from the coding sequence ATGAAACTGATCGGCGTGCAATGCGATGTCACGCTGGGCCAGCCGGCTCAGAATCTGGCGCGACTTCTGGACTGGCTGGATCAGGCGGCTGAAAAGCGAGCCGATCTCGTCATCTTCCCGGAATGCGCCATCACCGGATACGGGTACGATTCCCGCGACCAGGCTCTGGAATTCACTCAGAAGCTCGACGGAGAAGCCAGCCGCGAGATTATTGCGGCCTGTCAGCGACACAGCCTTCGCTGCCTGTACGGGTTTCTTGAGGATCTCGACGGCAAGGTATTCAACTCCATCGCCCTTGTCGGACCTGAGGGGCTGATTGCGGTCTACCGTAAGATTCACCTCCCGTTTATTGGCGTCGATCGCTACACCGACTACGGCTGCGAGCCGCTCTGCGTGCATGAAGTTGACGGCGTGAAGATCGGCCTGAATATCTGCTACGATGCCGCCTTTCCGGAAGTTTCGCGGATTCTCGCTCTCGAAGGAGCGGATCTCATTGCGCTGCCGACGAACTGGCCGCCGGGGGCCGAGATTATGTCGCCGACGGTCATCCAGACGCGGGCTCTTGAGAACGGCGTCTATTATGCGGCGGTGAATCGGGTGGGGCTCGAAGCCGGCTGTCAGTTCATCGGTCGCAGCTGCATTGCCGGTCCGGGAGGGAAGGTACTGGCGATGGGCTCGAACGACGGTGAAGAGATGCTCGAAGCCGAAATCGATATCGAGCTTGCTCGCAATAAACACACGATTCGCATTCCGGGAATCAGTGAGATCGACCGGCTCGCGGATCGTCGTCCCGAGTTCTATAAGCCGCTGGTTGAAGCTCATTCGCGGACCACGCCGCGTGTTCTGCATCACGGGCCCAACCCGGAGTAA
- a CDS encoding NYN domain-containing protein has product MPKQYLLIDGYNLLHASGMLSRTIDGVVLERARFRMLRFLEARLNPGERNRTSVIFDVGTGPTALPDHGQFAGMTVRFAVGYPDADTLIEELIREHSAPRQLTIVSSDHRLHKAARTRRAKPIDSDIFFDRLSRRSVRSKPRPQTEPDTKAIEQEISEWYAAQLPDEIETPEVKEAPDEVEFWKKRIQELGDES; this is encoded by the coding sequence ATGCCCAAGCAGTATCTCCTGATCGATGGCTACAACCTCCTGCACGCTTCCGGAATGCTGTCTCGCACGATCGACGGAGTCGTGCTGGAGCGGGCTCGCTTCCGGATGCTGCGTTTTCTCGAAGCCCGTTTGAATCCTGGGGAACGGAACCGCACGTCGGTCATCTTTGATGTCGGTACCGGTCCGACCGCTCTGCCGGATCACGGCCAGTTCGCCGGCATGACGGTCCGATTCGCAGTGGGATATCCCGATGCCGACACACTGATTGAAGAGCTGATTCGTGAGCATTCCGCTCCACGACAGTTGACCATCGTCTCCAGTGATCATCGTCTGCATAAAGCCGCCCGGACCCGACGGGCAAAGCCGATCGACAGCGATATTTTCTTCGATCGCCTCTCGCGCAGATCTGTCCGTTCAAAGCCTCGCCCTCAGACCGAGCCTGATACGAAAGCAATTGAACAGGAGATCTCAGAATGGTATGCCGCTCAGTTGCCCGACGAGATCGAGACGCCCGAAGTCAAAGAAGCCCCGGACGAAGTCGAGTTCTGGAAGAAACGGATTCAGGAACTGGGAGACGAGTCGTAA
- a CDS encoding PP2C family protein-serine/threonine phosphatase: protein MQWTPKFQYATRTDTGMKRQNNEDSYCITLCPEDTQWFNRGHLFAIADGMGGHEVGELASKTAIDTLPHVFYKSGREHPSEALLEAMTEANRAIYDIGTKNRDFKRMGTTCSSLVMYADGFIVGHAGDSRIYRVREERVDQLTFDHTVAWEQKLRKHHDQSLVDVDPEKYGHVLTRCLGPEAHVKIDVEGPFEYQPGDVFIVCSDGLTKYVSDVEIGTYGKYLPPSDAARLLVNLANLRGGADNCTVIVVRVSKQDGSTTLPATVEYVVPPMNTRRIQLALFLGTLAAGIGAGVLSYYQWAVPAALLGVLAVFFLISSYLTSRQRQRFASGEFEMAEDGSSTIFFRPYRTAAIRLNAASAEKLGEAAARLSNTAEAANWKCDWNAFHAKQEQAINATHERKYRQAILEWSRAIDLLFTGIPR from the coding sequence ATGCAATGGACTCCGAAGTTTCAGTACGCGACCCGAACCGATACGGGGATGAAGCGGCAGAACAACGAGGACAGTTATTGCATTACTCTTTGCCCCGAAGACACGCAGTGGTTTAATCGCGGGCATCTGTTCGCCATCGCTGATGGCATGGGCGGCCATGAGGTGGGTGAACTGGCCAGCAAAACCGCCATCGACACCCTGCCTCACGTCTTCTACAAATCAGGCCGTGAGCATCCCAGCGAGGCGTTGCTGGAAGCGATGACCGAAGCGAATCGGGCCATCTACGACATCGGCACGAAGAACCGCGACTTCAAGCGGATGGGAACGACCTGCTCATCGCTGGTGATGTACGCAGATGGTTTTATTGTCGGCCATGCGGGAGACAGCCGCATCTATCGCGTTCGCGAAGAACGTGTCGATCAGTTGACCTTCGACCACACCGTCGCCTGGGAACAAAAGCTTCGCAAACATCACGACCAGTCCCTGGTCGATGTCGATCCTGAGAAATACGGGCATGTGTTGACCCGCTGCCTCGGCCCGGAAGCCCATGTGAAGATCGATGTCGAAGGTCCGTTCGAATACCAGCCAGGCGATGTCTTCATCGTTTGCTCAGACGGGCTGACTAAATACGTCAGCGATGTCGAGATCGGAACCTACGGAAAGTATCTGCCCCCGAGCGACGCGGCTCGGCTGCTGGTGAATCTCGCCAACCTCCGGGGAGGCGCTGACAACTGCACGGTCATTGTCGTCCGCGTCAGCAAGCAGGACGGTTCAACGACGTTGCCGGCTACGGTCGAATACGTGGTCCCGCCGATGAACACACGACGCATTCAGCTCGCACTCTTCCTGGGCACACTGGCCGCGGGAATCGGAGCGGGCGTGCTTTCGTACTATCAGTGGGCCGTCCCGGCGGCACTGCTGGGAGTTCTCGCGGTGTTCTTTCTGATCAGCTCCTATTTGACGAGCCGCCAGCGACAGCGATTTGCATCCGGCGAGTTCGAAATGGCCGAAGACGGTTCTTCAACGATTTTCTTCCGTCCGTATCGCACGGCTGCCATCCGACTCAACGCCGCATCTGCTGAAAAGCTCGGCGAAGCTGCTGCCCGATTGTCCAACACAGCCGAAGCAGCGAACTGGAAATGCGACTGGAACGCATTTCATGCCAAACAGGAACAGGCCATCAACGCCACGCACGAACGCAAGTATCGTCAGGCAATCCTCGAGTGGTCGCGGGCCATCGACCTGCTGTTCACCGGAATACCGCGGTAG
- a CDS encoding DUF6800 family protein, with the protein MPRTERDRELSRRRSRKAKITKLRARYNAAKNDTEKQEIVEKARRLSPFIEF; encoded by the coding sequence ATGCCTCGTACCGAACGAGATCGGGAATTGTCCCGTCGCCGCAGCCGTAAAGCCAAGATCACCAAGCTCCGCGCCCGCTACAATGCCGCGAAGAATGATACGGAAAAGCAGGAAATCGTTGAAAAGGCTCGCCGTTTGAGCCCGTTCATCGAATTCTAA